In Cicer arietinum cultivar CDC Frontier isolate Library 1 chromosome 7, Cicar.CDCFrontier_v2.0, whole genome shotgun sequence, a single window of DNA contains:
- the LOC101495381 gene encoding uncharacterized protein, with product MAEEISVNQMESDKIEPEDVDKKANPNEGLVITKGPPKILSRYLRERRNSCHDLCKFGIQHATEVKPWITTQKRRERKINDSGEKTATSEKNSRPFEETDVSMEYNKSDTGKSSSKPSSLSLHVKERSKSQTKWELVKNKCAFGSSSRKETSSTSNLKRTSSCGGIDKSLAPSFLLSSKQNAKKISSSSDTAKSLIRVSSLKNHDKGEEVIPEPANNDNLPDKILHVIEPASENLPEESTFACDATKPPSPSPSSSSSSSGDKSLKRIGKSGVSTASSRKGLRHAGNGTVSVTLSRQSSGKKFKTNIQHKARSVSRSSSALSSVSSSNFSLRKQNGTTTYKPNRAGHGNQGENVKVGYKIRPKMTKIVGAASKVTPPRKLTFRRGKVIEIQPQSNNIPRRLKFRPVRLLGDDIKRDVYSTRKRTITNKEVDGGELNDAHTKTDKVDLKYQTLERGKNRSFGRKVGVDRSKVGGSKSGSEKVVLRHQKVEGKKQNPRLYNNVIEETASMLAELRKSKVKALVGAFETVISLDSPREATPAEVSTVC from the coding sequence ATGGCCGAGGAAATTAGTGTTAACCAGATGGAGTCAGACAAAATTGAGCCTGAAGATGTTGATAAGAAAGCAAATCCTAATGAAGGATTAGTCATCACAAAAGGTCCGCCTAAGATTCTTTCGCGTTATCTTCGTGAACGTAGGAATTCCTGCCATGATTTATGCAAATTTGGTATTCAACATGCCACTGAAGTAAAACCATGGATCACAACACAGAAAAGgagagaaagaaaaatcaaTGATTCAGGAGAAAAAACAGCCACTTCAGAGAAAAACTCACGGCCTTTTGAAGAAACAGATGTCTCCATGGAATATAATAAAAGTGACACAGGGAAATCAAGTTCTAAGCCATCTTCTCTATCTCTACATGTGAAGGAACGTTCCAAAAGTCAAACAAAATGGGAATTAGTAAAAAACAAATGTGCTTTTGGATCAAGCAGTAGAAAAGAAACTTCAAGCACAAGCAACCTGAAAAGAACATCTTCTTGTGGAGGCATTGATAAATCATTAGCACCAAGTTTTCTCTTGTCATCAAAACAAAATGCCAAGAAAATTTCAAGCTCAAGTGATACTGCCAAAAGCTTGATAAGAGTGTCTTCTCTGAAAAATCACGACAAAGGTGAAGAAGTAATACCTGAACCAGCCAACAATGACAATTTACCAGACAAAATTTTGCATGTCATTGAACCTGCCTCAGAAAATTTACCTGAAGAATCTACTTTTGCTTGTGATGCAACTAAGCCACCTTCACCttcaccatcatcatcatcatcatcatcaggGGACAAAAGTTTGAAGAGGATTGGCAAGTCTGGTGTGTCTACTGCATCTTCAAGGAAGGGTCTTAGACATGCTGGAAATGGAACTGTATCTGTGACACTCTCTCGTCAATCTTCAGGGAAAAAATTCAAGACAAACATACAGCATAAAGCGCGTAGTGTTTCACGATCATCATCAGCGTTATCATCTGTTTCCTCATCTAACTTTTCTCTCAGAAAACAAAACGGTACTACTACTTACAAGCCCAATAGAGCAGGACATGGTAATCAGGGTGAAAATGTGAAGGTAGGGTACAAAATCAGGCCAAAGATGACCAAAATAGTTGGGGCGGCAAGTAAAGTTACTCCACCTAGGAAATTAACTTTTAGGAGAGGAAAGGTGATTGAAATTCAGCCTCAAAGCAACAACATTCCAAGGAGACTCAAATTTAGACCAGTACGCCTGCTCGGTGACGACATCAAGAGAGATGTATATAGCACAAGAAAAAGGACCATTACCAATAAAGAAGTTGATGGTGGTGAGCTAAATGATGCACATACCAAAACTGATAAAGTTGATCTCAAATACCAAACTTTGGAAAGAGGTAAAAACAGAAGTTTTGGGAGAAAAGTTGGTGTAGATAGAAGCAAGGTAGGTGGTTCAAAATCAGGATCAGAGAAAGTTGTTTTGAGGCATCAAAAAGTGGAAGGGAAGAAACAAAATCCACGTTTGTATAATAATGTGATTGAAGAGACAGCAAGCATGCTTGCTGAACTAAGGAAGAGCAAGGTCAAGGCTCTAGTTGGTGCATTTGAAACTGTCATATCTCTTGATTCTCCTAGAGAGGCCACACCCGCAGAAGTGAGCACAGTTTGTTGA